Genomic window (Candidatus Polarisedimenticolaceae bacterium):
GATACGGGCCGGACGCTCCTGGCGCTCAAGGACGAGCTGCTCCGGCGCCGGCCGAGGAGCCTCAGGATCGCCGTCCTCCTGGACAAGCCGGCCCGGCGGGCGGCTCCCCTCGTTCCCGACTACGTCGGCTTCGAGGTCCCCGACCGCTGGATCGTCGGGTATGGGCTGGATGCCGAGGGACTTTATCGGAATCTGCCCTACATTTCGTTTCTGGAGTGACCTAGACCGGCCTCACGGCGCTGCGATTTCTTGGCGAGGTCCCGGTAACCCCTATATATTGAAGAAGTCCAAGGGGCCTGGAGGTACCGGAGCGTTGAACAACCACCTGAGGACCATCCTCGTTTGGCTCGTCTTCCTGGGCGTCGTCGTCATCGCCTATCAGATCTTCGCGACGGCCTCGGCGCAGAGGGTGGACCTCGACTCTTCGGCTTTCTACAAAGCCGTCGAGGATAAGAAGGTCTCCGAGGTCACCATCTCCGGCGACACCGTCGGTTACGACATCCAGGGCAAGTTCACCGGCCAGCTGGACAACGGGTCCGGCCAGCAGGTCTCGAACTTCCGCGTCTACACCGTGAAAGACGACGCGCTCATGCAGAAGCTCCGCGACGCCGGCGTCACGGTGAAGGCGAAGAAGCCGGCCGACAACTCGATGTTGGCCCTCCTCCTCACGTGGTCCCCGATCCTGATCCTCGTCGTGGTCTGGATCGTGTTCATGCGGCAGATGCAGTCGGGCGGCAACAAGGCTTTGTCGTTCGGGAAATCCCGCGCGAAGCTGACCTCGGCCCAGGGCAAGCGCGTCACCTTCAAGGACGTCGCCGGGGTCGAGGAGGCCAAGGAAGAGCTCCAGGAGATCATCGAGTTCCTCAAGGAGCCGCAGAAATTCCAGAAGCTCGGCGGGAAGATCCCGAAGGGCGTGCTCCTCATGGGCCCCCCGGGAACGGGCAAGACCCTCCTCGCCCGCGCGATCGCCGGCGAGGCGAACGTCCCGTTCTTCTCGATCTCGGGCTCGGACTTCGTCGAGATGTTCGTCGGCGTCGGCGCCAGCCGCGTCCGCGACCTCTTCGAGCAGGGGAAGAAGAACGCCCCCTGCATCATCTTCATCGACGAGATCGACGCGGTCGGCCGGCACCGTGGCGCGGGCCTCGGTGGCGGCCACGACGAGCGCGAGCAGACGCTGAACCAGCTCCTCGTCGAGATGGATGGCTTCGAGACGAACGAAGGGGTCATCCTGATCGCCGCGACGAACCGTCCCGACGTCCTCGATCCCGCCCTGCTCCGGCCGGGCCGCTTCGACCGCCAGGTCGTCGTGGGCCGTCCCGACGTGCGCGGCCGGGAAGAGATCCTGCGGGTCCACGCGCGGAAGATCCCGCTCGGCCCCGACGTCGACCTCTCGCTCCTCGCCCGCGCAACGCCCGGCTTCTCCGGCGCCGACCTCGCGAACCTCGTCAACGAGGCCGCGCTCTTCGCCGCGCGGAAGAACCGCAAGGCGGTCGCGCAGGACGACTTCGAGATCGCGAAGGACAAGGTCCTGATGGGCGCCGAGCGGAAGTCGCTCATCATCTCGGACGAGGAGAAGAAGATCACGGCGTACCACGAGGCCGGCCACGCGCTCGTCGCGTACAGGGTCCCGTACGCCGATCCGCTCCACAAGGTGACGATCATCCCGCGCGGCCGCGCGCTCGGCGTCACGATGCAGCTCCCGGTCGACGACAAGCACACGTACTCCCGGGAGTACCTGGAGTCGATGATCTCGGTCTTGATGGGCGGACGCGTCAGCGAGGAGCTGACCTTCCAGCGCATGACCACCGGCGCCGGCAACGACATCGAGCGCGTCACCGAGCTGGCGCGGAAGATGGTCTGCGAGTGGGGCATGTCCGACGCGATGGGCCCCCTCACCTTCGGCAAGAAGGAAGAGCAGATCTTCCTGGGGCGCGAGATCGCCCAGCACCGCGACTACTCCGAGTCGACGGCCGTCGAGATCGACCGCGAGGTCAAATCGATCGTCCTCGCCGGCTACAACACGGCGAAATCGATCCTCGAGGCCAACCGCGCCGCACTCTCGCGCATCGCGGAAGCGCTGCTCGAGCGCGAGGTCCTGGACGCGGAGCAGATCGCCGCGCTCGTCCGGGGCGAGTCGCTCGCCGAGCCGCCGCGCTCGTCGACGCCGCCGACCGCGCCTGCCGAGACACCGGAAGCCGCGGAGGCGAAGGGGCGCGCCGCCGTGCTTCCCACGCCCGGAAGCCAGCCGGCCTGATCCGCTCCGCCCGCGCCGAGGAGCACCGGTGGAACACAATCCCCGTGTGATCGAGCTGGCCATGCTCCCCCAAGCGATTCGCTCGATGGGGGACGTGGACCTGCCGCAGGCCGAGGCCGCGGCGCGCCTGTCCGACGGCCGCCGCCGCTCGGTCCGCCTCGACGCGCTGACCCCCGACGAGATCGCGCGCCTGCGCGAAGAGGCGGTCGGCCCCGGCGTCGTCGTCCTGCCCGGGATCCACGGCGCGAGCGGGAAGTCGCCGGTGATCGTCGTCGCCGACGATCCGTCGCTCCGGCGCCTCGGAACGAACCTCGAGACACGCGGGCTTCGCGCGGTCGGGAGCGCTCTCCGCACGGCCCTCACCGCTTACGACCGGACGGCGTTCGGTCTCGCCTTCGCCGACGGCACACTCCTCGATCTCGCGGACGGCACGCGCGTCATGGGCGTCCTCAACGTCACCCCCGACTCGTTCGCAGGCGGCGGCGCCGTGCTCACGCCGCAGCAGGCGGCCGACGCCGCCGCGCGGATGCTCGACGAGGGCGCCGATCTCGTCGACGTCGGCGGGGAGAGCACCCGCCCGGGCGCGGACCCCGTCCTCGAGGACGAAGAGGTCCGCCGCGTCGTCCCGGCGATCGAAGCGATCAAACGAAGGTGCCCCGTACGCATCTCGGTCGACACGACGAAGGTCGCGGTGGCGCGCCTCGCCATCGAAGCCGGCGCCGACCTCGTCAACGACGTCTCGGGGTTCGCCGACGCCGAGATGCTCGCAGTCATCCGCGCGATGCGGGTCCCCGCGATCGCGATGCACCGCCGCGGGACGCCGAAGACGATGCAGCAGGATACCCAGTACGTCGACCTGCTCTCTTCCGTGGTCGG
Coding sequences:
- the folP gene encoding dihydropteroate synthase, producing MIELAMLPQAIRSMGDVDLPQAEAAARLSDGRRRSVRLDALTPDEIARLREEAVGPGVVVLPGIHGASGKSPVIVVADDPSLRRLGTNLETRGLRAVGSALRTALTAYDRTAFGLAFADGTLLDLADGTRVMGVLNVTPDSFAGGGAVLTPQQAADAAARMLDEGADLVDVGGESTRPGADPVLEDEEVRRVVPAIEAIKRRCPVRISVDTTKVAVARLAIEAGADLVNDVSGFADAEMLAVIRAMRVPAIAMHRRGTPKTMQQDTQYVDLLSSVVGFLRNRVEKAVAAGVADDKILIDPGLGFGKSAAGNLQILRELPTLKSVGRPIVVGASRKAFIGGTLDLPVGERLEGSLAVAAFAAWSGAHVVRAHDVAATKRVTRMIDTIRTT
- the ftsH gene encoding ATP-dependent zinc metalloprotease FtsH, whose amino-acid sequence is MNNHLRTILVWLVFLGVVVIAYQIFATASAQRVDLDSSAFYKAVEDKKVSEVTISGDTVGYDIQGKFTGQLDNGSGQQVSNFRVYTVKDDALMQKLRDAGVTVKAKKPADNSMLALLLTWSPILILVVVWIVFMRQMQSGGNKALSFGKSRAKLTSAQGKRVTFKDVAGVEEAKEELQEIIEFLKEPQKFQKLGGKIPKGVLLMGPPGTGKTLLARAIAGEANVPFFSISGSDFVEMFVGVGASRVRDLFEQGKKNAPCIIFIDEIDAVGRHRGAGLGGGHDEREQTLNQLLVEMDGFETNEGVILIAATNRPDVLDPALLRPGRFDRQVVVGRPDVRGREEILRVHARKIPLGPDVDLSLLARATPGFSGADLANLVNEAALFAARKNRKAVAQDDFEIAKDKVLMGAERKSLIISDEEKKITAYHEAGHALVAYRVPYADPLHKVTIIPRGRALGVTMQLPVDDKHTYSREYLESMISVLMGGRVSEELTFQRMTTGAGNDIERVTELARKMVCEWGMSDAMGPLTFGKKEEQIFLGREIAQHRDYSESTAVEIDREVKSIVLAGYNTAKSILEANRAALSRIAEALLEREVLDAEQIAALVRGESLAEPPRSSTPPTAPAETPEAAEAKGRAAVLPTPGSQPA